The following are encoded in a window of Primulina eburnea isolate SZY01 chromosome 4, ASM2296580v1, whole genome shotgun sequence genomic DNA:
- the LOC140831088 gene encoding 3beta-hydroxysteroid-dehydrogenase/decarboxylase-like, which yields MGIEFNPMGGGEEKWCVVTGGRGFAARHLVVMLIKYDMFSVRIADLGPTIKLDSDEESGVLGEALKSGRAVYVSADLRDKSQVLKACQGSEVVFHMAAPDSSINNHQLHHSVNVQGTNNIIDACIELKVKRLVYTSSPSVVFDGVNGIINGNESIPYPAKHNDSYSSTKAEGEALVIKSNGSNGLLTCCIRPSSIFGPGDKLLVPSLVDAARAGKSKFIIGDGNNMYDFTYVENVAHAHICAERALASEQPVSEKAAGQAYFITNMEPIKFWEFMSLLLEGLGYERPKIKIPAAVMMPIAKLVEFIYKLLAPYGMKVPQLTPSRIRLLSRSRTFDCSMANDRIGYTPIVTLQEGLRRTIESYPHLRADAQTIRIGPSKAELLLGCGKLADVLLWRNRKETFIVLLILAAFYFNFVATGYTAITAVSKLLLAASVFLFIHSKLPKKILGYEIEKIPDSKFHVSAAAARQMSLSVASKWNSAMSDLKSLCKGNDSMLFFKVVLSLLLVSMVGAFSLHNIFVIGLPIIFIAFVVYEKKEEEIDNLVIKALSFGCKLKSDLTRKVSNSEKQQ from the exons ATGGGGATAGAGTTCAACCCAATGGGCGGTGGGGAGGAGAAGTGGTGCGTGGTGACCGGCGGCAGAGGCTTTGCGGCGAGGCATCTGGTGGTGATGCTCATCAAATACGACATGTTTTCGGTGCGTATTGCTGATTTGGGGCCCACCATCAAGCTGGATTCTGACGAGGAGAGTGGTGTTCTTGGAGAAGCTTTGAAGTCTGGCCGCGCCGTGTACGTGTCCGCAGATCTCCGTGACAAATCGCAAGTGCTCAAAG CTTGCCAAGGATCTGAGGTTGTCTTTCACATGGCTGCTCCCGATTCCTCTATCAATAACCATCAACTCCATCACTCTGTCAACGTACAAG GAACCAATAACATTATTGATGCATGTATCGAGCTGAAAGTAAAACGGCTTGTTTATACAAGCTCACCAAGTGTTGTCTTTGATGGAGTCAATGGAATTATAAATGGAAATGAATCAATACCCTATCCTGCTAAG CACAATGACTCGTACTCCAGCACCAAAGCTGAAGGAGAGGCCCTAGTTATCAAGTCAAATGGATCGAATGGACTTCTAACATGCTGCATCAGACCTAGCAGCATTTTTGGCCCTGGTGATAAATTGCTTGTTCCATCTTTAGTTGATGCTGCAAGGGCCGGGAAATCAAAG TTTATCATTGGAGATGGGAACAATATGTATGATTTTACTTATGTTGAGAATGTGGCACATGCTCATATATGCGCTGAACGAGCTTTGGCATCTGAACAGCCAGTATCAGAAAAAGCTGCTGGACAG GCATATTTCATTACCAATATGGAACCGATTAAATTTTGGGAGTTTATGTCTCTTCTTCTTGAAGGTCTGGGTTATGAGAG GCCAAAAATTAAGATTCCAGCTGCTGTTATGATGCCAATTGCAAAGTTGGTAGAGTTTATTTATAAACTTCTAGCCCCCTATGGAATGAAGGTACCCCAGTTGACACCTTCAAGAATTAGACTTCTGTCTCGGAGCAGAACTTTTGATTGTTCTATGGCAAATGATCGTATTGGCTACACTCCCATTGTCACACTCCAG GAGGGCCTGAGAAGGACTATCGAATCATACCCACACTTGAGGGCTGATGCTCAAACTATAAGGATTGGGCCATCTAAAGCTGAATTGCTGCTCGGCTGTGGAAAAT TGGCTGATGTATTACTGTGGAGGAATAGAAAGGAAACTTTTATTGTATTGTTGATCTTGGCTGCTTTTTACTTCAATTTCGTGGCAACTGGCTACACCGCCATTACTGCAGTTTCCAAGCTTCTGTTAGCAGCATCAGTTTTCCTTTTCATCCACAGCAAGCTACCCAAGAAAAT ATTGGGATATGAAATAGAGAAAATTCCGGACTCGAAATTTCATGTTTCAGCAGCTGCAGCTCGTCAAATGTCCTTGTCTGTGGCATCAAAGTGGAACTCTGCTATGAGTGATCTAAAATCACTTTGTAAAGGAAATGACTCTATGCTTTTCTTCAAG GTAGTTCTCTCTTTATTGCTTGTCAGCATGGTTGGAGCATTTTCACTGCATAATATTTTTGTGATAG GACTTCCCATCATCTTCATTGCTTTTGTTGTGTATGAGAAAAAGGAGGAAGAAATCGATAATTTGGTCATCAAAGCTCTCTCATTCGGGTGCAAATTAAAGTCAGACTTAACCAGAAAAGTTTCCAACTCAGAGAAACAGCAATAA